A region from the Lycium barbarum isolate Lr01 chromosome 8, ASM1917538v2, whole genome shotgun sequence genome encodes:
- the LOC132608117 gene encoding uncharacterized protein LOC132608117 translates to METELKTSKDRYRPYSRPDRSGFRMDRGRIDHNHSVVRKDRRNDCGSGSRGLQFRNNPVVASDIGESSRLSEYNFNVDANAIVSAIGHIKDVRWLRPLRTGPAQQDLNAMCDYHGTHGHRIADCRQLRDEVARLLKNDHLHEFLSDGAKGHYKGREANKKAELMKPQHVINIIIGGVEVPQGPMMKKTKVSITRETKTRDYVPEGFISFSDKDTEGAIQPHNNALVISVLINKSQVKRILIEPGSSASIIRWKVVEQLGLLDQIMPKARVLNGFNMACETTKGEITLPVNTAGIVQHNKFYVIDS, encoded by the coding sequence ATGGAAACAGAGTTAAAAACATCGAAGGACCGGTACCGGCCTTACAGCCGACCTGATAGGTCTGGCTTTAGGATGGATAGAGGAAGAATTGATCACAACCATAGTGTGGTAAGAAAAGACAGACGAAATGATTGCGGCTCAGGTAGCAGGGGCTTGCAATTCAGGAACAATCCTGTTGTGGCGTCTGATATAGGAGAGAGCTCGAGGTTATctgagtacaacttcaacgtcgaTGCCAATGCTATTGTTTCTGCTATTGGGCATATTAAGGATGTGAGATGGCTGAGACCACTTCGGACTGGCCCCGCCCAACAGGATCTGAATGCAATGTGTGATTACCACGGAACTCATGGTCACCGAATCGCGGATTGCCGACAACTAAGGGATGAAGTTGCCCGGTTATTGAAGAACGATCATTTGCATGAATTTTTGAGTGACGGAGCGAAGGGTCATTACAAAGGCAGGGAAGCAAATAAGAAAGCTGAACTGATGAAACCTCAGCACGTGATCAACATAATTATCGGAGGAGTAGAAGTTCCCCAAGGTCCGATGATGAAGAAAACAAAGGTCTCGATCACTCGGGAAACGAAAACTAGAGATTATGTACCGGAGGGGTTCATTTCCTTCAGTGACAAAGACACGGAGGGCGCTATTCAACCTCACAATAATGCTTTGGTAATTTCTGTCCTTATAAATAAATCTCAGGTGAAGCGTATTTTGATTGAGCCAGGTAGCTCGGCCAGCATCATTCGTTGGAAAGTGGTAGAGCAGCTAGGTTTGTTGGACCAAATTATGCCGAAAGCCCGGGTCCTCAACGGGTTCAACATGGCATGCGAAACTACCAAGGGAGAGATCACTCTACCGGTGAACACTGCAGGGATTGTTCAACATAACAAATTCTATGTCATTGATAGCTGA
- the LOC132608118 gene encoding endochitinase B-like, producing the protein SSVNFQFEYSNYNYGPCGRAIGVDLLNNPDSVATDPVISFMSAIWFWMTPQSPKPSCHDVITGRWNPSDADRAANRLPGFGVITNIINGGLECGRGTDSRVQNRIGFYRRYCEILGVSPGDNLDCGNQRSFGNGLLVDSM; encoded by the coding sequence TCAAGTGTAAACTTTCAATTTGAATACAGCAACTACAACTATGGGCCATGTGGAAGAGCCATCGGAGTTGACCTCCTAAACAATCCTGATTCAGTTGCTACAGACCCAGTCATCTCATTCATGTCAGCTATCTGGTTCTGGATGACCCCTCAATCACCAAAGCCGTCTTGCCACGATGTCATCACCGGAAGATGGAACCCATCCGACGCTGACCGAGCAGCCAATCGCCTCCCTGGATTCGGTGTTATCACAAACATCATCAATGGTGGCTTAGAATGTGGTCGTGGCACTGACAGTAGGGTCCAGAATAGGATTGGATTTTACAGGAGGTATTGTGAAATTCTTGGAGTTAGTCCTGGTGACAATCTTGATTGCGGCAACCAGAGATCTTTTGGCAACGGACTCTTAGTCGATTCTATGTAA